The DNA window CAACATGTCATGATCTTTTCAGCTCCTTTGACCACAGCAGTGAGATCACATGGTAAACAGGCAGAACCTGATTGGTCCCCATTTTATATTGTGAGCACTGATTGGTGCTTTGCAGTTGGAACCTTATAGGACCAAATTTGagcctgatttttgagatataactgtttattttttcaaaatttagGGCCAATAATGcataaaacaagattaaagcaactcaaaatgttaataacTTGTTTAAGAATACaaactaaaaatcactgggtcAGATTTTTACCCAGTCTGAGTTAATATAGCAACACAGTACTGAGTTAATGTTACCCAGAAAGCCACTCACGACAAGGGgttgttttgacccagttttagtgttatttttaattttactgttgggttatttaACCAAACtgaagcttgttataatctgctCTACTCTTTTGAAACTtacatgtcacagtttgttatttattgttaaaaacTTGTCTTTTGAATGTCACATGCACATTATTTTGTACAAGAATCAATACATCTGTGATagtttttagctaaagcttATTGTGTGAaacactgggtcaaaataacagTTTGCTAAAGTTAAAGTTAACCCAAATGTTGTACTGTTGCATGACAAAAATGTTAGATATAACCTTATAATTCTAGGGccacaaaataacaataatgatctATTTCATAAGGGATTATGTGGGTCATGCTGGGCCTTCAGTTCTATGGGAGCCCTTGAGGGCCAGATGAAGAAGCGGAGAGGTGTCCTCGTGCCCCTGAGCCCACAGAATCTGGTGGACTGCAGCACTTTTGATGGAAACCAAGGCTGCAGAGGAGGTTACATCTCTAAAGCCTTCAGCTACGTCATCCGCAACAAAGGCGTCGACTCAGAGAGCTTTTACCCTTACGAACACCAGGTCATCCtcagctctttctttctttctgtctggtAGAGAGTATCATAAAGGTTTGGATACAGTATTTTCAGAATATCTGATAAGAAATTAGAAGACTTGGCTTGTTTATGCAATGTGTCatttcataaacacacatgaagCTCTTTGTATGTAAGATCTATTTTAAGCTGAGGTGATAAAAGAATTTAAATTTGCATATTAGCCTACAGTAATATTTacactgtacatatacagtgtGATTGCATGAATAATGTACATTATACAtataatctgctgattattgtGATTTGATATATATTTCCAGTTTCATGAAATACTGAATTTAGTAAATGACATTTCTACTTGTAGAATGGGAAATGTCGCTATTCTGTCGAGGGAAAAGCCGGCTACTGCTCAGACTTCCACATCCTTCCACGAGGAGATGAGATGGCTCTGCAGGAGAAGGTGGCCACAGTGGGACCCATCTCTGTGGCCGTGAACGCCATGCTGCAATCTTTCCACCTCTACAAAGGAGGTAAGAGGAGGTGTTTTCATTTGGtgtgtttaaaaatatcatgttatttAGGGAAATGCATGACTTCCCTTTGCTTCAGCGTTTCCCGTTTATTTACAACTTCTATAAAGTGAGCGCCACCCTGTAGTTACAACATGTTTTGTTCTGTTGAAATATTGTTATCCTGTACTTTAACTGTTTACGAAACTACATGTTTTCTCAAGTTTCTAAAATCTAAACATGCTTAAGGCTTAACTACTGTGAGGGTGAAGGTTTTATATTCACTGTACAAAGTACACTTGTATTTTGAGTTTTATAGTGAATTGACACATTTCtacacattttctgtctttattaaaatgtttgcaaagttattcttcattgtttttttgttttttttgcaaattggATGGATGTATGTAATATATGAGTTCATTGTATTTTATCTTATAGACTGAAAGctgtagtaaacaaaaaatcagcacaggtgcagtgtgtaagatttagtggcatctagcagaatagacttggcagaaattgaaaaaaatattcataagtgtgttttaattagtgtataatcccatgaaaaggtTCTCCTACACAGTTGGAAGCAGAGGGTTGGGGGAAGGGGTATTCAGTTgtttgcaatctgcaacctcaccgctagatgtcactaaatcatACAAACTGGTCCTTAAACAGGATGAACTCTAAATTAAATGTAGTCCTATGAAGCTACAGTCCCATTCACTCAACATAAATGTTAGACATCAGCAGGCAGCAGTAAAGCCACTGTGAAGCTAAAGGGGGGTCTCTGCCATTTTAtaactttacatttcattttctcagcCACTGTAACACTTAATTAACATTCAGCGTCTTTCAGGTTTATACGACGAACCCAGCTGTAACCCAAGGTTCATAAATCACGCAGTACTGGTTGTTGGCTACGGTACAGACAATGGACAAGACTTCTGGCTGGTGAAAAACAGGTACATTCAGAGTTCACCTGTAAAATGTGTTACGTCATTGAAAAGAAATGTGTGACTTCTAGTGTGtgactgagtgtgtttgtggatCCAGTTGGGGAACCGAGTGGGGAGAAGAAGGCTTCATTCGAATCGCCAGGAACAAGAATAATCTCTGTGGCATTGCCACCTTTGCTGTCTACCCTACACTGTGAACATGTGACCAGTCACCTGAATCATCTCTCAGCAGagtttaagttattttatttaatatctgAGATtagatgtttagttttttttcatcattaagTACATTGTAGATATTGTGCAGAAAGGCTGCAATATGTTcaacaatataatacaataaacaatatttaaatcaCTGTATCCGTTTTGATTTCCTTTctcattgatgtttttttgaatgaataCTTAGGAACATTTCTAAAGGCTGAAGCTTTAGAAcctttagaaatgttttttgcaATTGTGTACATCTTATAGTTTCGACACTGTAGTTTatatatttgattaatttatttaaatatgaacatttaaatgCTGGCTTTGCCTTCAGTGTGCTAAAGTGCACTTAATGGATTCATTAAAACTTCTGACAgtagaagaaataaaacaaagatatgAAATAATTCTTATCTGCTGATATGAGTTCTGTGAGGTTCACTGTTAAAGGTTACATTTGCTTGgatttgacttatttggacGGCTGAAGTCTCACagaagcttcagataaacgtttGAATcaatttttgcacaaaatgaggactgtggattttgtccccaatcACTTACATATAAGGGATTTTCTAATGGCGAGAAAAACctctttaaatattcatttgggcacccgactattgttttaagacaagcCTGAAAAATTGAGAGCCTTCCTTTAAGGAGATAACACATGGAGATAAATGAGCAGTGTCATAATTGTTAGTAGTTGTAGTTGACACATGATTTATCACCATCAGCCTGACTTAATTGTTTTCAACTCTCTTAGGTAGATGTTAGGTAGAAGTAGTTGCAGTAGTATGAGTAGTAGAAGCAGCAGACTGGTAGATCAGCTGTAATCAAACTGGCTGCTGTCATTAATGATTTCCAGGTGTGCAGACAGCTCAGGTGATAAATACAGACTCTTTCAGACTCAATTTGGATTTTCCCTTTG is part of the Thunnus albacares chromosome 19, fThuAlb1.1, whole genome shotgun sequence genome and encodes:
- the LOC122970219 gene encoding procathepsin L-like codes for the protein MHILCAVLLLASLVHSHSSFALNKVWEEWKIKHHKVYANQTEIIFRRTVWEKNMKLVLRHNQEASAGKHSFTLGMNHLADMTAEEVNEKLNGLKLEEPVGSRNDTFKDLSGLTLPKRVDWREEGLVSPVQNQGLCGSCWAFSSMGALEGQMKKRRGVLVPLSPQNLVDCSTFDGNQGCRGGYISKAFSYVIRNKGVDSESFYPYEHQNGKCRYSVEGKAGYCSDFHILPRGDEMALQEKVATVGPISVAVNAMLQSFHLYKGGLYDEPSCNPRFINHAVLVVGYGTDNGQDFWLVKNSWGTEWGEEGFIRIARNKNNLCGIATFAVYPTL